The Spea bombifrons isolate aSpeBom1 chromosome 7, aSpeBom1.2.pri, whole genome shotgun sequence genomic interval ACAATGTGTTTCTGAATGCATTATCCCTCTGTTAGCAGGACCACCCGGGCAGACAGCAGGTGctgcgcccccgcgatcacaaCGATTGTGGCAAGGTGGGGGCGTTTTTTTTGAGATGACGCACCTGGTACGTCCTGGTCTCCAGCTACCATGTAACCATggcgtaccaggtacgtcccagtttcgaaggggttaaatgaaggGGCCCCTGTACTAGTAGTTTTACTGTCAGGCTCCAGAAAGGCTCTTCCTCAATGTCTGCTTAGTCTGTTCTTGCTTGCCCTTAGCTGTGTGCGTTGCTTGCGTGTTCCGTGCGGCTCCTGGGGGTCTGGTTGGTTATGTGACTGTTTAATTCTACTTGCCAGGTCGTGGCTGTTATCTGAGGGCTATATCTGCAGCTTGGAGGACCTCTCCCCCGAATGGCCTTTGGACCCTGAGAGAAGAGGGCCCCTTGTGTCAGAAGAATCAGACGTTTCTGGAACAGTTTCCTCGGCTCTCGCTCATCAGTCTTCCAGCACAAACTCAGCGTCTTCCAGGCTGGGCAAAGAAATTCAGTTAAATAGCCTTTCTGGAGCGGAGCAGAGGCCAACCTTCTCCCCTACATCTTCTAAGCCTGATATGCCTATTACCTCAACACTGACTTGTCAGTCTCCCCTTCAAGAAATTTTGGGTTCCCGATGGCCCTTGGGACCCCGCTCCCCTCTCCCAGCTGAGGTTTTGGGTCCAGAGTTCCCTGGCCTGTTGCTCTTATCTCGCCTCTCTCAGCTTTCGGACTCCAGCCCTTCACTGGTGTGTCCCCAGGTCTTGAAAGGGCTCTTGACTTATGTTACCTGCCATCCACGCCCTTCACCTCGGGCAGCTCGGCTCCTGCAGGACCTGACCTGTGACCCTTCGTGTCTGGAGGCTTTTATCCGCACCGGCACTATTTGCACCCTCAGAGCTAGGCTGCTACTTTGTGAGTCTCCTGAAAATGATAGCGAAGAGTATAACCGACACGCAGAGACAACCAAAGAGCTTGGTAAGAGGGAATTCCGTTTGCCTCCCTGTCCTTGTCGCTCTCTGTACTGTTGATTCCGCGCCCTCACACCTTCTGTGTTCTTGCAGGTCACGTTCTTCTCAGAAACCTGTGTATCCAGGCAGAGTCGCCCTTCGGCGTGGGAGCCGTCACTCACATGTTGGTGTCTGGTCCACAGGCTGATAGGAGGCAGTGTGCCCTGTGCCTGCCATTTATTTACAGGTGAATCGGACCATCGTTTTTACCCTATCAAACTTGTCTCAAACACTCTAAATTTCCTCCCTTCCTGGTGTCCAGCCACACGGCCCTCTCTTTCCTCGCTTAACTTGATTTTTTTCCTAGCACtttttctccctcttctttctcatgGTGAAGCCGCCTTTCCATCTTGTTTCTCGAATATCGCCGATATTCAGTTGTATTGTTCTATTACTTGCTGCATGCAAAGCACATAGACTTTCTCGGCATCTGTTTGTGCTTGTTGCCCCCATTTACCCTTTAAATGCCAGTGCACTTGCGCTCTGTACATCTGTAGAAGCCTACAGTCTAAGGGCAGATGAGCACCATTCTCCACCTATTTCTAACCATTCCTCAGTGGCACAAAGCAACCGTGTTGCTTGGTGATTCTTCCTGCCCCAAGCCTTCATGCATACCGCAAAACACTGCAGTCACTTCCATCACTAACTCTGCCTTCTCAACCCCTGTAGAAAGGACTCTCCCCACCGCCGGCTGCTGCTTGATGGAGCCCTTCGTCTGATTTTGGAGCCTCTAATGTTCTGTATGGATccagtttttttcttccatGCTTCTGAATGTCTCTCTGCCCTCGTATCCCTTCAGAATTTACCTGCACCTTGCTTGCCACCTGAGCTTGTTACCACACGGTGCTGCTACCAGGACCTTTTGTCTAAAAGGGGCTCAGATGTGGTGTTTGTGCTGGATGGTGGAGAGCGTATAGAAGGAAACCGCAAGGAAGTGACTGGAGCGTGCGAGGTTTTCAGAGCCATGCTAGGAGGCAGCTATGTTGAATCTCAGCAGCGGGAGGTCTATGTGCAAGAGGTACCTCCGTGTGCCTTCATTCCGCTACTCCATTATCTTCATGGCTGTACAGAGAGAGCTCTGTGTCCTACTCTCCAGGAGCTGCCGGTACCCACGCCAGGCCAGGATCTGGCTCACTCTCCATTAGGATTTACGCTGGCTGCAGCTGGGCGATTTCTGCTGCCTGGTCTCCAGCAGGAGCTGGAGAAGTCTGTGCGAGAGAGTCTGCTGAGTCTGGACACTCTGCCATCTGTGTATTGTTTTGCCGAGACACATGAAAGTGCAGCTCTTAGGAGAGACTGTTGCGTGTATCTGCTGAGGGGACCTCACCCGCCTCGTAAGAGGGCATCATCGCTCTTCCAACTTTGCCAAAGAGCACAAGACAAACATCACTTGGCTCTTCTCCTTGAAGATGTTGTGCTACAGAGAAACTGAGTCATTTACACACCCTTTGTGTAGCTGCACAGTGATATTACTTCAGTGGGTATCTCCTTACTGCCCTCCCGCGGGACATTTTCACCACTCTGTCCATAGTACCGAACAGCAAAATGATGATCCACCTGCTTCCAAAATGACAACAGCCTGGTTCTGTGTCTCCTCTGAATACCAACCACTCTCTCTCCCACTCCCTGCATTCTGTCACATCCTCTCCAAACCACGCCTCACCATCACCTACACAATGTCTGTCCTCTCCATCCACTTCTCAACCAGCACCTACCCAGTGTCTGTACTCAATACCATCACCTACCCATCGTCGGTCCTTTCCCAGCCACTCCTCAGCAACACCATCACCTACTTGGTGTCCATCCTCTCTGAGCAAACACCTACCCAGTATCTCTCCTCTCCCATCTGCTTCCCAATAAACATGTGCCCATCCCCTCTTGCATACTCAATACCAACACCTACCCAGTGCCTATGCTTTCCCGCATACTCAATACCAACACCTACCCAGTGCCCATTTCCTGCAATGTACTCAATACCCAGTGCCCATCCCCTCCCATGTACTCAATATCAACACCTAACCAATGCCCACCTTCTCTCACTTCTTCTTCTACTGCACTTCAAACACCCATTAGCTGAATGTCTCTTCTTTTGCGCTTTAACCGcacttcctgttctccttcCGGGTAATAAAGATCACTGTTTCAGGGTAACCCATATTGGGCAAAAATAAATCTTGTGTTGAACATAGACTATGACCTGTGgttttttagcctttttttattgGTCTTGCATTGCGTGCGCACTGCATATTTTAAGTCATTTCTTCGTCTGTGTAGAGTTGCAATCCAGTATATGCTTGCCATATATACTAGACTGGGGCCTGGGCTCCCTTTATGTACTGCATTGGGATGTGGTGCCTGCTCACCCTATATACTATATGCTCGCTGTATATTCTGGACTGGGGGCTGGGCTTCCTTGCATTATACACCGCATTGGGGTGTGGAAAGTGCTCACCCCACTTGTGATCATCCTCCTAACCAACCAAAGGTTCTTGTTGTGGGTCTCTGGCTTTTTGTCATCTTGAATGTTTCACACTTTTCATTTTAGGTGTCTTTCTGTATTTCTTGATACATTAAGTAATTTTACTTTTTGGCTTTTAAACTTCCTCATGATGCGAAGTGTTAAATCTGTGTATCTCTAGCATATGTCAGCATTCTGGAGAGAGCGGCTGTAGCTTCATACCAGCCTTGTCAGTCACTTTCATGCTGTATATTGCCCCTTAATGGTTCTCCCGGTATGTAAATTCTAGACAGTAAACAGGTCCAATTTAAAGGTACAGCTGctggtatatactgtatatcactgctaatacccccccccatatatgtGTTGAGTAACATTTcttgagtacagcgataccactCATGCATGGTATTGactggttgtttggggctaaagGGCCACTTTTGGGACATGAGCAATTCCAATTTATCTATttatcctatttgggacatttgtGAAGCTGGCCAATCCAATTCACCCAATCAAATCACATATTTTAGAAAACTAGGGTATTTCCATGCACAAATTCTACCATCCAGACTTTgtagtaaccccccccccacacactgtaCTTTCAGTAGGAACCTACATCTCCTAGCAAGTGTCACTTCCAAACACCCCAATGTATGTTCAGCAAAATCTCCAGAGTACAATGATACCGGGAGACACTAACCCCAAACCAAATTATACCCGAGAAGGTGACGTTAGACTGTGGCTTAAACAGATTCCCTGGAAAGTCCTTGTGAGCTTTCGTCTATTCAAACCTTCAGCTGCctccaaaaaggaaaaaaaaggcacatgAAGCCAGACTCTTTCTATTCCTCTGACAGTGATTTTGACAAATCATTTCATCTGAAATGCACTCCAACCATTGAACCTCTCGCTTGTTCTCGGACGATGTCAAAATATCGGCCACTTACGCCTTCCTCTCAAAAAATATCAGCTGAAACGAGATGCTTGAGGGTGAAATCAGGAACTCCGTTTTGTGGGAAACACAATGGATTTTTAAACTGTACAAGGGAGTTATTTACATACAATTTTGCAAACACCTGGCCAGATTAGCCCGCCATAAATTTGGGTTAGGGTGGCCCAGGCCTGTGATTCCTAATAAGGTCTGTGAGATACCGTCTAATGATCCAAACATTATCAGATAATTGGCTAAACCAAGTAAAGATCTGAGGAAAAGTCTTGACGGATCGTTGtgtaattgttaaaataaacttcTTGACTGGATTGGGCCTATGGCAAAAATCTTTGATTGAGTAGAAGATGTCAGGTGCTAATCCGATTAATCCCATGGGTTTTAGGATATGGATCCCAAGAACCTTTTGTCTGCAATTACAGCACCCGCTGTAGAATGTAGGGGATCCCCAATTGACCCGTATGTCAAAGTCTGAACCAGGTCCCTCAGCACAAGGTTTCAAGCACATGGCTTGAGAAAACCCGTATTGGGTTGAAGCATCTCCGCTCGAAATAAAACTACCCTAACTTATGCACGTTACTGAGCACCTCGTGATTTTTTTGCAACATTTGAGGGTGTTGGGTGGTAACCCTGCTCGTGCAATAAAAGTCCTGTCTGACCATTTCTGAAGTATGTAAAGTCTGAACCAGGCCCCTCAGCACAAAGTGCCCTGTTTGTACAATAGGAtttatgcaaatgttttaataccattacttctttagaaaaggctaAGAAATGGAAAAGGTCCTCTCGCCTAAGTTTGTTGGCAGGGCAGGAAAAGAAAGAGGCTGCTTTCCCAGCTGTTCATCCCAAACCATTCGATGGGTACTCCTCCAATCGCAGACAAAGTTTGCTGTTCTTCCCAGCATGTAGTGGGGCATGGAGGCCGTGAGGTGGAAGAGGATCTTTACGTTCCAGACCCTACTcgggtatatttttttctatgtctttttttccctacaGAAAAGTCCCAGACTCCTACAATGGCTCCACATAACCTCAGACCCCTGGATCCTTCAAATGGATCAAGGATATCTTATAGACTTTTATGCTCCTCCGGTGCGACACTCTTTCCAGGCCCATTCACTTCTCCACAAGTGAGCAAAGAATTGAGAAATTCTGGATCTTGTACAGAAAGGCTCTATCATTCCTGTGTCACACCAGGATTTCATGAGCAACATATTCCCAGTATAAAAGATGACCAGAAAAAAGATTCAGGCCTACGTCCTGCGATCAAACTAAAAGACATGAACCGCTTCAAAACTGAGGGCTTCTGGTGCCTCCGAAATCTCTTGCTTATGGGAGAAGGGCGAGATGCTTACCTTACTGTCCCAGTTCACCAGCCTTAGTACAATCCCTTTGGGAAGGAACAAGGTACCAATTTACTGATCTTTGTCAGTCTCTTGGTGTTTCACCAAACGGAAGAAACGAGAGGTCTcgttttattaaagacaggggGCCAGTATTTTCCCGCCTTGATTATTAATTTACCGTAtctgtttttctctctttattttCCGTATTAGGCTTATGGTCCGGTTTCCAGTTCCCAGATGCTCCTTTGTTGTTGCGATCTGCTTCTCCAGCCTTTTCATTTCATCAGACTGTTGATATTCTTCTCGTGGATGCAAAGAAACAGGACATTTTTCGGTCacagattttttatatataaacatattgctGTTTATTGATTGGTGGATTGATTTCTACAGctgaaaaaatttaactttttaatttctGTACTATTTTTGCCGCTGTGGGAAATAGTgatttttcttgattttaaacTTTGTATTGGGGCAAATAAGGGTTAATTATCAATGTATATTTCTAGTGGGAGGGCTAAGAGGTGTTTGGGCACTCATGGttaatacatttcttaaagACTTTTTTTCCACTGATTTTGTAAAGACCATAGTGATGTCTCTTGAAACTGGGGGGTCATAATGTCTGTTTAATTACagattgcttttattttttttatttttttaactttatcaaCACTGCTGCATGTCAGGGAGTAATCCATAAGCAGGGATCCACTATCCTGCACTGCTGATTGCAGTACCTGTGATCAGCCTGCAGGGACTGGACAGACCCTCTAAGAATCTATTTGCAAGTAATATTTTTTCTGGCAGTGTTAGGGTATTCCGAGAAGCTAatgatgctggcttctgctgacagagcCCAGGCTGTCGAATGCCACCCTGATGTCCTGTGTACCGGCGGGGGAAACGTCTTACTATTCCACAACGTGCCATCACATCGCCTATGGCTGGTTTTATAGGATTTAacaccttaaggacaatgggcggtccctaaatccattgaaaacgatgcattttgagcccgtacatgtacaggctttgtcatcaaggggttaattgtaACAGCTCTCAGTACTCCGAAAGGGTACATCCTCTAAACCTACCCACATTTTTGCTTGGCAGTATTTACTGTTGTTGCCTCTATCGGTACAATGTTTGTGGGGCAGTATGTATTGATGTTGCCAGTGTGTTTATGGTGCAGTCCCACTATATGGggcagtatgtatatatatatatatatacatacatatatatatatatatatatatacatatatatatatatattgtctccGGTGTCTCTTTCCCACATTCCTGACATACATGTGCTCACGTACACTCATTGTTTCACTCCCCAGAAATGCCCCCACGCCGGCGCACCGTCTCTCCCCCTCGTCGGGCTCTGCAtcccttgctttttttttttttgaataaaccTCAAACAGGAAATGGCTTCCTCCAAAATTGTTTCCAGAGACGAGAAGTAGAGAAACAGACACACGGCAACGCGTATGCAAAGATACACACTGCAACGCGTGTACAAAGAGACACACGTTAAACGCGTATCCAAAGACGCACTGGGACACAAACAGATCGCTGGATACGGGACAGAAGCAAAAGACCCCCATGGAAGGATGAGGGTCCGTTGAGTAGGATAGTTTTAGAACAACGTGAATAATGCTGCAGCCCAATCCGGCCCAGGCGGACAGGTGTGGTAAGTTGGGGTTAGATCGACATTTTGTGAGATTCTGCGGAGACCCTCCCTCTGTCTCTTTCAGATGTTTATATCTTCCCCAATATAGGAGACGTCTGTTTCccataaaaggaaataaagagaTGTTAGGGAACCCTCCCTGCctctcctcctcatcctccctgcctctcctcctcatcctcccAGCCCTGCCCTCTCATCATATCCCTCTTTCATTCTTCTAGTCGTTCTTTTATTTCTTCGTCTTGGTCCTCGTCTCTTTCCCACGTTTCTACCACGTTTCTTC includes:
- the ARMC5 gene encoding armadillo repeat-containing protein 5 isoform X2, giving the protein MIHVLQSSQDADCLQSCLRALRILGSSHSHRLSICHQGGLTPCASLLSSAEPGLVCAAVRAVCELSRGCSLDCAEQLSPAVPNLVLLAGGEEVKAAVRQAALGTLCNLCSQGALRPMLGNAGTVQLLIQEARVQRSAPTRCLPVLKALCLCCREALNRRRLRELGGLELMLDFLRDHQYRSVHSRIIAALLHFCHDTAALTLLGSGGLAALLAQRLEELARTAGAVGDVPETRIIAEEEEDKASTSFDFPPEPRNKKLCEVASEDRLRSWLLSEGYICSLEDLSPEWPLDPERRGPLVSEESDVSGTVSSALAHQSSSTNSASSRLGKEIQLNSLSGAEQRPTFSPTSSKPDMPITSTLTCQSPLQEILGSRWPLGPRSPLPAEVLGPEFPGLLLLSRLSQLSDSSPSLVCPQVLKGLLTYVTCHPRPSPRAARLLQDLTCDPSCLEAFIRTGTICTLRARLLLCESPENDSEEYNRHAETTKELGHVLLRNLCIQAESPFGVGAVTHMLVSGPQADRRQCALCLPFIYRKDSPHRRLLLDGALRLILEPLMFCMDPVFFFHASECLSALVSLQNLPAPCLPPELVTTRCCYQDLLSKRGSDVVFVLDGGERIEGNRKEVTGACEVFRAMLGGSYVESQQREVYVQEVPPCAFIPLLHYLHGCTERALCPTLQELPVPTPGQDLAHSPLGFTLAAAGRFLLPGLQQELEKSVRESLLSLDTLPSVYCFAETHESAALRRDCCVYLLRGPHPPRKRASSLFQLCQRAQDKHHLALLLEDVVLQRN
- the ARMC5 gene encoding armadillo repeat-containing protein 5 isoform X1, whose product is MSRHALHCSVQACALSFPRGCASACPGSAHMSWESLTFCLSRLSAATEDPAGLSRALSSLRSRHVSRAGGAELFRRRGGLPLLLALFTEPPRAAVLGASRRNLELALSLLANSCTEPGSRMQVRRLGGIPALVGILQSVCVDSIWNRVCRALGNLALDPQNCLTIHQSGAVSSMIHVLQSSQDADCLQSCLRALRILGSSHSHRLSICHQGGLTPCASLLSSAEPGLVCAAVRAVCELSRGCSLDCAEQLSPAVPNLVLLAGGEEVKAAVRQAALGTLCNLCSQGALRPMLGNAGTVQLLIQEARVQRSAPTRCLPVLKALCLCCREALNRRRLRELGGLELMLDFLRDHQYRSVHSRIIAALLHFCHDTAALTLLGSGGLAALLAQRLEELARTAGAVGDVPETRIIAEEEEDKASTSFDFPPEPRNKKLCEVASEDRLRSWLLSEGYICSLEDLSPEWPLDPERRGPLVSEESDVSGTVSSALAHQSSSTNSASSRLGKEIQLNSLSGAEQRPTFSPTSSKPDMPITSTLTCQSPLQEILGSRWPLGPRSPLPAEVLGPEFPGLLLLSRLSQLSDSSPSLVCPQVLKGLLTYVTCHPRPSPRAARLLQDLTCDPSCLEAFIRTGTICTLRARLLLCESPENDSEEYNRHAETTKELGHVLLRNLCIQAESPFGVGAVTHMLVSGPQADRRQCALCLPFIYRKDSPHRRLLLDGALRLILEPLMFCMDPVFFFHASECLSALVSLQNLPAPCLPPELVTTRCCYQDLLSKRGSDVVFVLDGGERIEGNRKEVTGACEVFRAMLGGSYVESQQREVYVQEVPPCAFIPLLHYLHGCTERALCPTLQELPVPTPGQDLAHSPLGFTLAAAGRFLLPGLQQELEKSVRESLLSLDTLPSVYCFAETHESAALRRDCCVYLLRGPHPPRKRASSLFQLCQRAQDKHHLALLLEDVVLQRN